ATGTcatgaatcaaataaaaataacttTATCCAAGCTATGACTTTGCAGCAATTaatgaaataaacaaaaaggCTGTAAAAGATTTAATTTCAACACACTATGTTAAAATTGGGGGAATTGAATCCCATAAGTTTAAAACACTTTCAGTAATTGACAAGGCGGACCTcagtgcaatggtaaggttgctcaaTTGCGACCAAGtagggaaacagcctcttcgcGAAGCGGGTGtaaagctgcgtacattatgaccctcccagaccCCAAAGTGTTGGGAGGCCTCGTGCACTGTGTACGCCCCTTTTTTTCAGTAATTGAAGTTAACATCCAACATGGGATATCAGATTGGATACTCACAGCCAATAGTGATTCCTATGTTTCATTAGAACTTGAACTCCACAATGGAGGTATAAACTCCTACTGGTTGTGGGAATTATATCAGTGACTCAATGAGATAACACGAAGAAACTCCCTGATACCCAATTTAGGCTCACCAAATACAAGGGAAATTGTCTTTTACATCACAGATGCTAATGGGAAATCTGATTCATCTCAGCATTCAGAAACTAAATGGAAGACCATCACTACAAATACAAAATTATGTTAacaagaaaagaagcagaagcaTCACCATGTACTCCTTCAACCAGGGTGCAATATGATCAGGATCCAGATTTGGTTTGAAATATTTCTTGCCATCATTGTTCTGTATGATAAGGAGAGGCACCTGATCCTCTTGAAGACCAAAATACTGTTCATCCAAGCCAAAGGAAAATTAAACATGTAAAAAAGATTTAACGAGTGAACAGAAACAGCAAATAAAAATACACCAACCAGAAGATAATAATTACCTGGAATGCACCTTGACTGGCCTCAAGGTCACCCAATAAAAAGGCTACTCCCTTTCCTTTGTACTGCACTGCAACATCATGGTATTTTGACTTGAAAGCATCAACAAGCTCACTACCGAAGTTCAAAAACAGCATTGCCTGTACATTCCAAATTCGCAAAGAAAAAGGTTATTCAGGGGACAAATATGTCAGTAGCAATACATGTGAAACAGAAAGCCCATTAATAGATCATGGCAATGGTTACTTTTAGATGATATGACAATGCCAACTAAATCCATACGATAGCTAAGATGGAAAAATTATCATATGGCATATCCTACATAAGGTCACCAACCACGGACTAGTACAGACAATCCAAAGGCAGACCATACAAAGCCCATAATATGAGGCATGGATGCAGAATGAACCTACCCACATCTTCAGGAAAGATAGTTGAGCCCTTCCAACATGCCATTAGACAAGGTTGATTCAGGCCAGCCCAGACTTCACATGATTTTTCCCCATTCCAATTATATAAACATATGCACTAGAAGACACAAATGTATATAATGTATAACATATATATCGTTTTTCATAAAACATAGCATATATAGTGCGCATATGCATTTTAATGTTGTATGTGTAACAACATAATATCTAGCTATGCCTTCATGCACAATTTGGGCCAGGCCCAAATTTATATTAATGAGACAGGCTAGGTCAAGACCAATGTCTGTTTGAACCAAGCCTGGGTAACACATTTTGGCCTCCTAACCCTCAGCCTAGGTCCAGCCCAAAGAGCTGAAACATTAGCCAGAGTGGACCAGATTTCGTGCAAGGTTGGGCAGGGACTGGACCAACCACTTTGCAGCCCATCATTGTATTAGATTTTGGTCCTCATGCTTGGAAGCAATAAAAACTTATTTTTGGATgaatagaagaaatagtttcttatttgataaaaataaatttaggaGAATTTATCTATAACACACTTAGAAATTCATGCTTTTAACACTGGAAACTTAAATGAACTAAATCATTTTAAAAACATCGCAATACAAGAAATGAAAATCAAATGCATTTTAGTTTTGTGGGAGATAGCACACGTAATTTCTATCCTCTACACTCTAGAGTAATatggaatttattttatttttttttggggcgggGGGTGGAAGGGCACATGAGGGGGCTGAGGGAACATTGGTATTCATATTCACAAGCAACGTCATTAGAAACAGTGCAGCAGGCAGTGGACTTGAAGGTCTAATCAAAACATAATCAGGATTTGCAATTGTGCTCAATTGTCAACCACAGAGAAACTATTTACCTTGGCATTAGGACTGTTAAAGAATTTTACAACGAATGGCTGGTTGCTAGGATCCTTGTTGAAAAGAGTGATAATAGGCACACTAACTTCTTCGATAAAGTTCTCCAGAGCATCAACATGAAAATTCTGCAGGTGCAAGATCCATGGTGTAATTATTCAACTCATAGCAAATCCAGAAACAAGAAAACCCacatgaccaaaaaaaaagcaagaattTATGCAATATCTTGCAATACCTGGAAATCAACAACAAGTTCATCAAATGGCTTGAACAACCTAACAGTAGGCCCTCTAACTGTTGATTCCCCTCTTGGAAGGTGTTTTGCATCCAAGGTATGAGCAAAATCATAGTCGGAGCGCAACTTCTCTGCTAATTGTGTAAAGTTTTCAAATTCCTCCCCCGAAAATTCTGAGAAAACCCCAACCTACAAGCGCAACAACATTAGTACCGCTTGATCATTtactgggaaaaaaaaacaaagaaagaaagttaaaataaaacatgaatCCCTTACAATAAAAATCTTTTTGTCATCAATAAGATTTCCAGCATCTACAACAGATTTAATCTCAGCTGATGCTGGACCAGCTAGCTTTTTCAAATATGTCACTATACCATCAGCATCCCTAGGACCTTTGTAGTCTTGAACAGTCTTTCCTCCATTTCTTAGAATCTTGATAGTAGGGAAGCCCCTTATCTCAAATTCAGTGCCAAGTCCTTTGTTTACTTCATCATTGGCATCCACTTTAGCAAGAACTATAGGAGGGTCATGACTACTCAAAACTGATGCAGCTTTCTCATACTACAATTCAAGTAACATATTAAGAGTATAAACAAACCTGTAAGGAAACTGATCATCTACAACTTACAAGTAGTGAAAGAATGAAAGTAAAATCTTCATTTGAACATTTGAGATGTGAAACTTATACCTCAGGAGCAAGATTCTTACAATGACCACACCTGCCACAGAAGATTAAGGAAATAAATCAAACTTATGCCTCAGCATCAAACATCTTGGTCGTGTGGCTTGATTTGTTGTAATCTAACAAAAAGATGTAATGATTATGATACAAAGTTTCAAAGTACAGACATGAACGCTTGATTTGCTATAATCTAACAAAAAGATATAATGGTTATGAGACAAAGTTTCACTGTATCAACATGAACTCTCTCAGAGTAAACCAATGGCAGTCCAACAAGATCAGCCATTAACTAGCTGGATGGCTGATACATCACTATGCACTTACCAACCATGGACCACAACTGTTATAGCATTATTATAGACCACCCATGAGGATCAATCTCATGTACATTGATAAATTACTTGTCGCACGAAAGAACCACAATTTAATATAATAGAGAAGATGTAAGCTTGAAGCTTGAccaaacatttttcttttttttttaatgaacagTTAGGCCCCAGGGAGacttgaactcatgacctcttaattgtcaACTAAACAATCTAATAgccccaaaacccaaaagcaTAATAACACATGATCCAGATGCATAAAGAATACCTCAATAATCACTAGAAATGTCCATACTTCTCTGGTTGCTAATCCAAATTTTCTTCGTGATCGGAAAATAAACTCATTTACCAGTCCAGTTTCATTGATTCTAGAGTTTGAGCATTAGAAAATTAACTAATGCGAGTCAGGAGCCATCTAAATCTCTGAACTCTCAGTCGAACTATGGCTAGAACAATATAATTACATCCGAAAAActtttcttcaaataaaaaataatattttcacATGTTTGACCGAAGACACAAAAAGAAATCCATAAACAATCTTAGATCACGATATTAAAGCTATAATCAgaagcgaagaagaagaagaagaaaacaaaaaacagtaGATCTAAAATAAGAACGAACTGAATTCCGCACACAGAGGTGAGAAAGACCGATCAGATACATCAATTTGAACAGCATCGCagaacaaaataacgaaaagaACAAGAAGTAATACCATGGAGCATAGAACTCAACGACAACGAAGTTATGCTTGTTAACAGTATCAGTGAAGTTGGAGTTATCAAGAGTGACCACAAACTCCCCAGCCTTGCCTTCTTCTTCGGCAGCAGAGACTAATCTATGCAACGAAGTGAAAAGACATAAAACGAAAATGCAGAAGCAGATCGGAACCCTAGACGCCATGCcagggttctctctctctctctcttgtctgcGGAAAAAATGGACTGTCCACGCCTGTCTcgtctctttcttctctaactgagagagagagtgtgtgtgtgagatTTTTATAGCCACGCGGATTTGCTTATCTAAAATTCTAAATTCTAAATTCTAAATTCTAAAATGGAATTTAACGATTtaccaacaaaataaataaataaatggaagaAACGTTAAAAAGAGAATGATATGCAAAAATCAACAATTGGATTTATGTGAAGAAATGGAAGAAACCTACAGAGAAGGAATATTAAAAATCAATGGATTTATCTGAtaaattattttccatttaATTTTCCCTCAGTATCTGATTCATTATTTCCTTATATTTGGTGAGTATCCATCTAGACTGTCCCTTGCCCACGGTATTGTCACATTTTTGAAGATCAGATGGTTCAGATTATTTGTGTACATCCCTACGAACAGAAGAATTGTCTTTACAAAATTATTTTACGATGAgttgtggtgcgcttcatgcccatgctcactagGAGGTTTTGAGTTAGAGGCTCCTAACTATTGGATTCAGATCCTTTATTGCCGAGTTGCCCGGTAAGACCCTACTGTCAAGACATAGCAAGTTGGTaaatgattgccttacccccaTTCGGACAAGGtgctcgggtaggggtaagacgatcattcatcgccttgttgtgtcttggcagtagggtcctgctAGACACCTCAGcaatagaagatccaaattgctAACTATTACCTTATCTTGcgtttcatgcccatgctcaccaaaaAGTTTTGTTAGAGCCTCTTAATCGTTACTTTATCTATCCCCTtagtaaaaataataatattatataactttcttttttttaaaaaaaaatttcttattttatggATTCTCTCTAATTCCTAAAGCTCAACAGTTTTAGGTGGAGATGCTGATATGTGACAGttcagacatccaacggtctgagcTCATTGACTATTTTGAGGTTGGACCGTTGGATATTCGGATTGCCATGTCGGCATTTTCCTTGGACTGATGTGTAGGTCCTACTGCACATGCGGTTAAGATTTTAAAGCTGCGTTACTTTTACAAAATTATTTTACGGTTTTAAATTCATGAATTAAAGGggtatttcctttttttcttttatcaatTATATAAATACTTTTCCTACACGTGGACACAAAAACCTATGCCggctttaatttttatttattggacAAGCATACtttaccaaaataataataaaagataagcaTCGTTGCTTGGTCGTATAACCCACCACAACAGTGCCAATGAGAGGGTGTACAGGGCATCCGGCTCCTCTCATACGGCTTGCCCCACCTCCCTCTCTTCACCATAGCGgtgccaatgggagcatgcatgGAAGCATCAATACGGTGAGATGTCagcctttcatgggggcaggtggtcatttcacaatcCTCTGTATCCAGACACAGGGGTCATACTACCTATTAgggttctttttctcttttagctTTTTGGAAAAGGATTTCAAACGACACGTCCATATTGGAATCTCTTAACAAGCTCCTTGAGAGTCATCCGATTTTCTTTCAATCTTTCTTGTCACCTTCATTGATCTATTTTCATCCTGACTTTAATATTTCAAACTCTtctatctaaaaaaaaaaggggtgatGTTTCCTGGGTGGGATGCAAGGGCACATCATGCACACCAACTAATGAGAGTGAATGCGGTGGCACAAAAAGAGGCGAAATTTCAGCCATACATGGGGGTATGGCGGTCATTCTGGCCCCTATTGTGTGTCGGTGTGGCCGTGGCCCTACGTCTCACATAGAAAACATtctctaaccaaaaaaaaaaaaacaatttctcAAATTCTAGTGATCATATTTTTCCTCAACTGTTCTTGTATACCAGAATTCAAAGTCTTGAAATCAATGCTATGTTCACCTTGAGCTTTACGCTTTTGAAGTCTCTTTGAAGTCGTCACTAAGTTGCAAGTCATTGTTAAACCCTCCTGTATTATCCACCTCTGCCATCATTGCTTGTGGGCAGCTGATTTATCTACCAAACGCCAAAAACGAATTCCTCTCCAACGTACGTTAGACGGCTGGAGCTCTCCTTTGGGCACGTGTCGGACAGCTCCAGCCGTCCGTtgcgttggagaggatccggactccgACTAAACTTGCTCTTCGTCATCGTCACGTTGAAACGATCAGCCCTAGGACACCAAAAATGCAATATGCAAAAGACCAGTTGCATATCACCGTCATTGGATAGGTATATTGTGATCATGTATAGATTCATGATTCTCTGTTGGGGGTATGATGTCTTGTTATGTCACTTGTGTTGGTGGGTTGATTCTAAAGGACTATTAAAAGGCTGTATGGTCCGATATATCTCATGATTGGCAGTCTTGGAATTTACCACCATCTATAGCTAGAGCAAAGTTCTCTTTTTAGGTTAGCCTTGGTGATGGCAAGTGGGT
The sequence above is a segment of the Telopea speciosissima isolate NSW1024214 ecotype Mountain lineage chromosome 7, Tspe_v1, whole genome shotgun sequence genome. Coding sequences within it:
- the LOC122669089 gene encoding protein disulfide-isomerase-like, which codes for MASRVPICFCIFVLCLFTSLHRLVSAAEEEGKAGEFVVTLDNSNFTDTVNKHNFVVVEFYAPWCGHCKNLAPEYEKAASVLSSHDPPIVLAKVDANDEVNKGLGTEFEIRGFPTIKILRNGGKTVQDYKGPRDADGIVTYLKKLAGPASAEIKSVVDAGNLIDDKKIFIVGVFSEFSGEEFENFTQLAEKLRSDYDFAHTLDAKHLPRGESTVRGPTVRLFKPFDELVVDFQNFHVDALENFIEEVSVPIITLFNKDPSNQPFVVKFFNSPNAKAMLFLNFGSELVDAFKSKYHDVAVQYKGKGVAFLLGDLEASQGAFQYFGLQEDQVPLLIIQNNDGKKYFKPNLDPDHIAPWLKEYMDGSLKPYVKSEPIPEVNNEPVKVVVADNLQDVVFNSGKNVLLEFYAPWCGHCKKLAPILDEVAVALQSDADVIIAKIDATANDIPTDTFDVRGYPTVYFKTASGNLSQYDGDRTKEDILDFIQKNRDKTGKQESVKDEQQSAKDEQDLVKDEL